In a single window of the Physeter macrocephalus isolate SW-GA unplaced genomic scaffold, ASM283717v5 random_345, whole genome shotgun sequence genome:
- the BSND gene encoding barttin isoform X2, giving the protein MADEKTFRIGFIMLGLFLLALGTFLMSHDRPQVYGTFYAVGGVMVIGGVIWSMCQCYPKITFVPTDSDFQGILSPKALGLLENGLTAEMKTPSPRTPYVRLWEEAAYDQSLPDFSRMQMKVMGYSEDPHPVLAPKPGRPQPGASDGGEGGPRDPQALLEAAVVIHRGLDQDEGERDPSQGRPGPPTCPQGPAPLASFQDDLDVGSIEGSSPNLAPSEGEEPRSAPPEPQACRCRLDRFHDFAMIDAPTLEDVPPEKQLQVAALPSSWQRPPRTKREEEEASDTGTEELEQEEEDLYYGLPDSPGDPLPDKELGFEPDAQG; this is encoded by the exons ATGGCTGATGAGAAGACCTTCCGCATCGGCTTCATCATGCTGGGGCTCTTCCTGCTGGCCCTCGGCACATTCCTCATGAGCCACGACCGGCCCCAGGTCTACGGCACCTTCTATGCCGTGGGCGGTGTCATGGTGATCGGGGGTGTCATCTGGAGCATGTGCCAGTGCTACCCCAAG ATCACCTTCGTACCCACTGACTCTGACTTCCAAGGCATCCTGTCACCGAAGGCGCTGGGCCTGCTAGAAAACGGGCTCACTGCTGAGATGAAGA cgcccagcccccggACCCCCTACGTCAGGCTGTGGGAGGAAGCCGCCTACGACCAGAGCCTGCCAGACTTCAGCCGTATGCAGATGAAGGTCATGGGCTACAGTGAAGACCCCCACCCCGTCCTGGCTCCTAAGCCGGGACGGCCACAGCCAGGAGCCAGCGATGGAGGAGAAGGTGGCCCTCGCGACCCTCAGGCCTTGTTGGAAGCCGCCGTGGTCATCCACAGGGGCTTGGACCAGGACGAGGGAGAAAGAGACCCAAGTCAGGGCAGGCCCGG CCCCCCGACCTGTCCCCAGGGCCCTGCACCCTTGGCTTCCTTCCAAGATGATCTGGACGTGGGCTCCATTGAGGGCAGCAGCCCCAACCTGGCACCCTCTGAGGGGGAGGAGCCCCGGTCTGCACCCCCGGAGCCCCAGGCTTGCAGGTGCCGGCTGGACCGCTTCCATGACTTTGCCATGATTGATGCCCCAACGTTGGAGGATGTGCCTCCAGAGAAGCAGCTACAGGTGGCAGCCCTGCCCAGCTCCTGGCAGAGACCCCCGAGGACAAAgcgggaggaagaggaggcttcGGACACAGGTACAGAGGAGctggagcaggaagaggaagacTTGTACTACGGGCTTCCCGACAGCCCTGGGGACCCCCTTCCGGACAAGGAACTGGGCTTTGAGCCCGATGCCCAGGGCTGA
- the BSND gene encoding barttin isoform X1 yields MADEKTFRIGFIMLGLFLLALGTFLMSHDRPQVYGTFYAVGGVMVIGGVIWSMCQCYPKITFVPTDSDFQGILSPKALGLLENGLTAEMKSPRTPYVRLWEEAAYDQSLPDFSRMQMKVMGYSEDPHPVLAPKPGRPQPGASDGGEGGPRDPQALLEAAVVIHRGLDQDEGERDPSQGRPGPPTCPQGPAPLASFQDDLDVGSIEGSSPNLAPSEGEEPRSAPPEPQACRCRLDRFHDFAMIDAPTLEDVPPEKQLQVAALPSSWQRPPRTKREEEEASDTGTEELEQEEEDLYYGLPDSPGDPLPDKELGFEPDAQG; encoded by the exons ATGGCTGATGAGAAGACCTTCCGCATCGGCTTCATCATGCTGGGGCTCTTCCTGCTGGCCCTCGGCACATTCCTCATGAGCCACGACCGGCCCCAGGTCTACGGCACCTTCTATGCCGTGGGCGGTGTCATGGTGATCGGGGGTGTCATCTGGAGCATGTGCCAGTGCTACCCCAAG ATCACCTTCGTACCCACTGACTCTGACTTCCAAGGCATCCTGTCACCGAAGGCGCTGGGCCTGCTAGAAAACGGGCTCACTGCTGAGATGAAGAG cccccggACCCCCTACGTCAGGCTGTGGGAGGAAGCCGCCTACGACCAGAGCCTGCCAGACTTCAGCCGTATGCAGATGAAGGTCATGGGCTACAGTGAAGACCCCCACCCCGTCCTGGCTCCTAAGCCGGGACGGCCACAGCCAGGAGCCAGCGATGGAGGAGAAGGTGGCCCTCGCGACCCTCAGGCCTTGTTGGAAGCCGCCGTGGTCATCCACAGGGGCTTGGACCAGGACGAGGGAGAAAGAGACCCAAGTCAGGGCAGGCCCGG CCCCCCGACCTGTCCCCAGGGCCCTGCACCCTTGGCTTCCTTCCAAGATGATCTGGACGTGGGCTCCATTGAGGGCAGCAGCCCCAACCTGGCACCCTCTGAGGGGGAGGAGCCCCGGTCTGCACCCCCGGAGCCCCAGGCTTGCAGGTGCCGGCTGGACCGCTTCCATGACTTTGCCATGATTGATGCCCCAACGTTGGAGGATGTGCCTCCAGAGAAGCAGCTACAGGTGGCAGCCCTGCCCAGCTCCTGGCAGAGACCCCCGAGGACAAAgcgggaggaagaggaggcttcGGACACAGGTACAGAGGAGctggagcaggaagaggaagacTTGTACTACGGGCTTCCCGACAGCCCTGGGGACCCCCTTCCGGACAAGGAACTGGGCTTTGAGCCCGATGCCCAGGGCTGA
- the TMEM61 gene encoding transmembrane protein 61, whose amino-acid sequence MAARKTCDRGRVASTLCYCVTVSGMVVLVAGTLCFAWWSEEDAGAQPSQPALPTGRPEPAAPGPLFRSVSFFCCGAGGLLLLFSLLWSVKASTKGPPRWDPYRLSRDLYYLTVEPLEESCRTPEVVAIPTYEEAVHCRLAEGPLTPPAYPVEEDPERSAWGDALLGAQPPLPPPSYESLILADGGISGETTPGAACSRPGPVQTAGEEVKGF is encoded by the exons ACGTGTGACAGGGGCCGTGTGGCCTCCACCCTGTGCTACTGCGTGACGGTCAGTGGCATGGTGGTTCTGGTGGCTGGGACACTCTGCTTCGCCTGGTGGAGTGAAGAGGATGCAGGTGCCCAGCCCAGCCAGCCGGCTCTGCCCACAGGACGCCCTGAGCCTGCGGCCCCCGGTCCCCTGTTCAGGTCGGTCAGCTTCTTCTGCTGCGGTGCAGGTGGCCTGCTGCTACTCTTCAGCCTGCTGTGGTCTGTCAAGGCCAGCACCAAGGGGCCGCCTCGATGGGACCCATATCGCCTCTCCAGAGACCTGTACTACCTCACTGTGGAGCCCTTGGAGGAGAGCTGCAG GACCCCAGAGGTGGTTGCCATCCCCACTTACGAGGAGGCCGTGCACTGCCGACTGGCTGAGGGGCCCCTGACACCACCTGCATACCCCGTGGAGGAAGACCCGGAGCGCAGTGCCTGGGGGGATGCCCTGCTTGGGGCCCAGCCCCCCTTGCCTCCGCCCAGCTACGAGAGCCTCATCCTCGCTGACGGTGGCATCTCTGGAGAGACAACACCTGGGGCTGCATGCTCCCGCCCAGGCCCGGTTCAGACTGCAGGGGAGGAAGTTAAAGGCTTCTAG